Proteins from a genomic interval of Salinarchaeum sp. Harcht-Bsk1:
- a CDS encoding metal-dependent hydrolase has product MALEFFGSYHAWLAMAIGTHALVGYVLGAATFSRPTVGALGAVLADVDLLFPGPDGAPLGHRGMTHSALALGIAVAIASYWGRDVAGSVGIGYVSQLAIDATTPKGIPIVFPLSTENVGVAWNLHSKDATILLLGLCAVALILERHLLRSRTDG; this is encoded by the coding sequence ATGGCGCTGGAGTTCTTCGGCAGCTACCACGCGTGGCTCGCGATGGCGATCGGAACCCACGCCCTCGTCGGGTACGTCCTCGGCGCCGCCACGTTCAGCCGCCCGACGGTCGGCGCACTCGGCGCGGTTCTCGCGGATGTCGACCTCCTCTTCCCCGGTCCAGACGGCGCACCGCTGGGGCACCGGGGGATGACCCACTCCGCGCTCGCGCTGGGGATCGCCGTCGCTATCGCGAGCTACTGGGGCCGTGACGTCGCGGGTTCGGTGGGGATCGGCTACGTCTCACAGCTCGCCATCGACGCGACGACGCCGAAAGGGATCCCGATCGTCTTCCCGCTCAGCACCGAGAACGTGGGCGTGGCCTGGAACCTCCACTCCAAGGACGCGACGATCCTGCTGCTCGGACTCTGTGCGGTTGCGCTCATTCTGGAGCGACACCTGCTGCGTTCCAGGACGGACGGGTGA
- a CDS encoding winged helix-turn-helix transcriptional regulator, producing MADVLDNKRAATRFRILVEIAERQPAVSQGEIAEAVGVTSQAVSEYIRELVDDGLVEMEGRSRYRVTKEGVDLLLRDATEVRRFVDHVTEDVLGSVQEDAAIATDDLEEGETVTLSMRDGLFHASPGESGEATGITTTAAEAGQDVGVTGFEGVVDLEPGSVTVLQIPPIRSGGSRVVDDEAVAAAVDEAELVVAAGVEAVVALRDADAEPAVSFAGGEVAAEAAGRGLDVLVAATTDAVGRVTDALRDADVTYEVSEAR from the coding sequence ATGGCCGACGTGCTGGACAACAAGCGGGCCGCGACCCGTTTTCGGATCCTCGTCGAGATCGCCGAGCGCCAGCCGGCGGTCAGTCAGGGCGAGATCGCGGAGGCCGTCGGCGTCACCAGTCAGGCAGTCAGCGAGTACATCCGCGAACTGGTCGACGACGGTCTCGTCGAGATGGAGGGCCGCTCGCGCTACCGCGTGACGAAGGAGGGCGTCGACCTCCTCCTGCGAGACGCGACGGAGGTCCGCCGATTCGTCGACCACGTCACCGAAGACGTCCTCGGGAGCGTCCAGGAGGACGCCGCCATCGCGACCGACGACCTCGAGGAGGGCGAGACGGTGACGCTCTCGATGCGGGACGGGCTCTTCCACGCCTCGCCCGGGGAATCCGGCGAGGCCACGGGGATCACGACGACCGCCGCGGAGGCGGGCCAGGACGTGGGCGTGACCGGATTCGAGGGTGTCGTCGATCTGGAGCCGGGGAGCGTCACCGTCCTCCAGATCCCGCCGATCCGCTCCGGTGGCAGCCGCGTCGTCGACGACGAAGCGGTCGCGGCGGCAGTCGACGAGGCGGAACTCGTCGTCGCCGCTGGCGTCGAGGCGGTCGTCGCACTCCGTGACGCCGACGCAGAGCCCGCGGTGTCCTTCGCCGGCGGCGAGGTCGCCGCCGAGGCGGCGGGACGGGGACTCGACGTGCTCGTCGCGGCGACGACCGACGCCGTCGGACGAGTCACCGACGCGCTCCGGGACGCCGACGTCACCTACGAAGTCTCAGAAGCCCGGTGA
- a CDS encoding glycosyltransferase family 87 protein has protein sequence MTVARDAFRRSTRALLVLGILAGINSGGGLALTQPEQLSLATDVYFHAATAMLEGGDLYATTPPGLPDYHYIYPPIVVVLFLPHALLGSEAAAYAFQTVLNLVAGLGIALVLLRAISRRGIALPRTDRLLVGGFALLSAWSASQLVMGQVNLWLALAIALGLDWLDRERFAVRTGSADGPPDRSTWAGVAFALAALVKLFPAVLGLWLLRTRRYRALVAAIATGLGGLLLGALVFGPDLTIEYLTEVLVGRFEGETFEGSPDPDRNHTTARRMLAATFGGSSPIVTPLAIALVLPPVAYCYRDVSTESRRLTAILATLVGTLLIMPLQPLYFSFLYFPVVVLVVTLDAGRPRKLLVAGTIFTFVLAGPESLELLATILPDSLGASVVDAGNAIFSVILPPTVGMWLLLAACVAVHAGVDNDAVEWRSSDGATAVE, from the coding sequence GTGACTGTTGCCCGGGACGCGTTTCGACGTTCGACTCGCGCCCTGCTGGTCCTGGGGATACTCGCGGGAATCAACTCCGGTGGGGGACTCGCGCTCACCCAGCCCGAGCAACTCTCCCTCGCCACGGATGTCTACTTCCACGCCGCGACCGCGATGCTGGAGGGTGGCGACCTCTACGCGACGACGCCGCCCGGGCTCCCCGATTATCACTACATCTACCCGCCGATCGTCGTCGTGCTCTTCCTCCCACACGCGCTGCTCGGGAGCGAGGCAGCCGCCTACGCGTTCCAGACAGTCCTGAACCTGGTCGCTGGGCTCGGCATCGCCCTGGTGCTCTTGCGAGCGATCAGCCGGCGCGGGATCGCACTCCCCCGCACCGACCGACTGCTCGTGGGTGGGTTCGCCCTGCTCTCGGCGTGGTCGGCGTCCCAGCTCGTGATGGGGCAGGTGAACCTCTGGCTGGCGCTCGCGATCGCACTCGGTCTCGACTGGCTGGATCGCGAGCGGTTCGCCGTTCGCACGGGGTCAGCGGACGGACCGCCGGATCGCTCGACCTGGGCCGGCGTCGCGTTCGCCCTCGCCGCGCTCGTCAAGCTGTTTCCGGCAGTCCTGGGGCTCTGGCTGCTCAGGACGAGGCGATATCGCGCCCTCGTCGCTGCGATCGCGACGGGGCTCGGCGGACTGCTCCTCGGCGCGTTGGTCTTCGGGCCCGACCTGACGATCGAGTACCTGACGGAGGTCCTCGTGGGCCGCTTCGAGGGCGAGACGTTCGAAGGGTCGCCGGATCCCGATCGCAACCATACGACCGCCCGTCGAATGCTGGCCGCGACGTTCGGCGGGTCCTCGCCGATCGTGACGCCGCTCGCGATCGCACTCGTCCTGCCGCCGGTCGCGTACTGCTATCGTGACGTCTCGACGGAATCGCGTCGGCTGACGGCGATCCTCGCGACGCTGGTCGGCACCCTGTTGATTATGCCGCTCCAGCCGCTGTACTTCTCGTTTCTCTACTTCCCGGTCGTCGTGCTCGTCGTCACGCTCGATGCTGGCCGGCCTCGGAAGCTCCTCGTCGCTGGAACGATCTTCACCTTCGTCCTTGCCGGCCCCGAGAGCCTGGAGTTGCTGGCTACGATCTTGCCGGACTCCCTCGGCGCGTCCGTCGTCGACGCTGGAAACGCAATTTTCAGCGTGATTCTCCCGCCGACGGTCGGGATGTGGCTCTTGCTCGCCGCCTGCGTCGCGGTCCACGCGGGGGTCGACAACGACGCCGTCGAATGGCGGAGCAGCGATGGGGCGACCGCGGTCGAGTGA
- a CDS encoding SPW repeat protein: MSESTTDTERERASPMFDTGAMKWVSGIASLIGLWIAASPFVYDTTTMATWNNVAIGLGIFLVAGFTYYQLAGGMFAAVGALSLVVLLGLWTIAAPYVMDFESNALLLSNVAAGAAVALISAYNAYANREAQAAGMTTRV; encoded by the coding sequence ATGAGCGAATCCACCACCGACACTGAACGCGAACGAGCGAGCCCGATGTTCGACACGGGCGCAATGAAGTGGGTGAGCGGCATCGCCTCCCTGATCGGTCTGTGGATCGCTGCCTCGCCGTTCGTCTACGACACGACAACCATGGCGACGTGGAACAACGTCGCGATCGGGCTGGGGATCTTCCTCGTCGCCGGCTTCACGTACTACCAGCTCGCCGGCGGGATGTTTGCGGCCGTCGGGGCACTATCCCTCGTCGTCCTCCTGGGCCTCTGGACCATCGCCGCGCCGTACGTCATGGATTTCGAGAGCAACGCGCTCCTGCTGAGCAACGTCGCTGCAGGTGCAGCCGTCGCGCTCATCTCCGCGTACAACGCCTACGCGAACCGCGAGGCGCAGGCTGCCGGGATGACGACGCGGGTCTGA
- a CDS encoding YbhB/YbcL family Raf kinase inhibitor-like protein → MAPRSQQWAPSRRSLLASTALVLAGCVDGDDGGDGSDGGGGSDDGNGQRADDASEDTDGSTDDRNPARGELQQRGDLSLTSPAFEDGGEIPAKYGLDGENVNPPLEIENVPNDAGSLALVVDDPDAVEPTGQVWLHWIVWNVAPERRAIPEDWTPEDAEEGRNDSGEIGYSGPSPPDRAHRYRFKLFALDATLDLPVATDATALGEAMAGHVLAQTQLDGTFPV, encoded by the coding sequence ATGGCACCTCGATCGCAACAGTGGGCGCCCAGTCGGCGGTCCCTGCTGGCGTCGACCGCACTCGTGCTCGCCGGCTGCGTCGACGGTGACGACGGCGGAGACGGGAGTGACGGCGGAGGCGGGAGCGACGACGGCAACGGACAGCGCGCCGACGACGCGTCGGAGGACACCGACGGCAGCACGGACGACAGGAATCCCGCACGCGGCGAACTCCAGCAGCGTGGCGACCTCTCGTTGACCAGTCCAGCGTTCGAGGACGGCGGGGAGATCCCCGCGAAGTACGGCCTGGATGGCGAGAACGTGAATCCGCCACTCGAGATCGAGAACGTTCCGAACGACGCTGGGTCGCTCGCGCTCGTGGTGGACGACCCCGACGCCGTCGAGCCGACCGGACAGGTCTGGCTGCACTGGATCGTCTGGAACGTCGCTCCCGAACGCCGGGCAATCCCCGAAGATTGGACGCCGGAGGACGCCGAGGAAGGCCGAAACGATTCGGGCGAAATAGGCTACAGCGGCCCGAGTCCGCCCGATCGAGCCCATCGCTATCGGTTCAAACTGTTTGCTCTCGACGCGACGCTGGACCTCCCGGTAGCGACCGACGCGACGGCGCTCGGGGAGGCGATGGCGGGCCACGTGCTGGCCCAGACGCAACTCGACGGGACCTTCCCGGTGTGA
- a CDS encoding carbonic anhydrase: MPDATLADLLDRNDRHVESLQAGYFDDVEDGQSPAVVSMCCSDSRVSQEAMWDVEEPGWLFTPSTIGNQVWDRVDGELVLDGSFCYPMAFTDTEVAVVVGHTGCGAVTAALEAVQGAGDATDEDADSTPAGVAKWVDLLAPVVEDGLDDDRVDPDADASLVDQLVEYNVDRQVAFLQENEDVPDSVDVYGFVYDFQRVYGDAPGRAYLVNANGETDRQVLQSQVDEQYADHVQRLL, from the coding sequence ATGCCAGATGCGACGCTCGCCGACCTGCTCGACCGCAACGATCGCCACGTCGAATCGCTCCAGGCCGGGTACTTCGACGACGTAGAGGACGGCCAGTCGCCAGCCGTCGTCTCGATGTGCTGCTCGGACTCGCGAGTCTCCCAGGAAGCGATGTGGGACGTCGAGGAGCCAGGGTGGCTGTTCACGCCGAGCACGATCGGCAACCAGGTCTGGGATCGCGTCGACGGCGAACTGGTCCTCGACGGGAGCTTCTGCTACCCGATGGCGTTCACCGACACCGAGGTCGCGGTCGTGGTGGGCCACACCGGCTGCGGTGCGGTGACTGCCGCGCTCGAAGCGGTGCAGGGCGCCGGCGACGCGACGGACGAGGACGCCGATTCGACCCCGGCTGGCGTCGCGAAGTGGGTCGACCTCCTCGCACCCGTCGTGGAGGATGGCCTCGACGACGACCGCGTCGATCCCGACGCCGACGCGTCGCTCGTCGATCAGCTCGTCGAGTACAACGTCGATCGGCAGGTCGCGTTCCTGCAGGAGAACGAGGACGTGCCGGATTCCGTCGACGTCTACGGCTTCGTCTACGACTTCCAGCGAGTGTACGGCGACGCTCCCGGACGGGCGTATCTCGTCAACGCGAACGGCGAAACGGATCGACAGGTTCTGCAATCGCAGGTCGACGAGCAGTACGCCGACCACGTCCAGCGTCTGTTGTAA
- a CDS encoding spondin domain-containing protein, translating to MTPHNDSPTDEPRDAESTDGGKFTRRQTLAIGGAAIGASAMGAGSVFAQDDGGNETATGNETDQGDDAPPGGGGSTFRFTITNLTGGQAFTPPAVATHSPSTELFSVGEPANEVVQELAENGNLEPLAVAVQEDTDISGVGLGEAPLVPSDDPGDTGHPYYVTLEVDADQDATHMTFISMLIATNDGFVGLDTVELPTEVNGSKTLYPGSYDAGTEENTETWDDLVPAGRELIGGQTPTGGTTETDEELAEDGVIHPHPGTMGEGDLDPEVYGWEDPAAVVHVEKIDGPDDVQLDDGEGDGNVTDGDGNATDGDGNVTDGEGNVTDGDGNVTDGDGNVTGDGGNATDGAGNATDGNATDGNATNGGNDTTG from the coding sequence ATGACACCACACAACGACTCCCCGACCGACGAACCACGCGACGCGGAATCGACAGATGGTGGGAAGTTCACGCGCCGACAGACGCTGGCGATCGGCGGAGCGGCGATCGGCGCGTCGGCGATGGGCGCCGGGTCGGTGTTTGCACAGGACGACGGCGGGAACGAGACGGCCACCGGCAACGAGACCGACCAGGGTGACGATGCACCCCCTGGGGGTGGTGGCAGCACGTTCAGATTTACAATCACGAATCTGACGGGCGGGCAGGCGTTCACGCCGCCAGCGGTCGCGACGCACTCGCCGAGCACCGAGTTGTTCTCCGTCGGCGAGCCCGCGAACGAGGTCGTCCAGGAACTCGCCGAGAACGGGAACCTCGAACCGCTCGCGGTGGCCGTCCAGGAGGACACCGATATCTCCGGGGTCGGCCTGGGCGAGGCACCGCTGGTGCCAAGCGACGATCCTGGCGACACCGGCCACCCCTACTACGTGACGTTGGAGGTAGACGCCGATCAGGATGCGACCCACATGACGTTCATCAGCATGCTGATCGCGACGAACGACGGGTTCGTCGGCCTCGACACCGTCGAACTCCCGACAGAGGTCAACGGGTCGAAGACGCTCTACCCGGGCTCCTACGACGCTGGCACCGAGGAGAACACGGAAACGTGGGACGACCTCGTCCCAGCCGGCCGGGAGCTGATCGGTGGGCAGACGCCCACAGGCGGGACGACAGAGACCGACGAGGAACTCGCCGAGGACGGCGTGATCCATCCCCATCCGGGGACCATGGGCGAGGGCGACCTCGATCCGGAGGTCTACGGCTGGGAGGACCCAGCTGCTGTCGTCCACGTCGAGAAGATCGACGGTCCGGACGACGTCCAACTCGACGACGGGGAAGGTGACGGCAACGTCACCGACGGCGACGGCAACGCCACGGACGGGGACGGTAACGTGACCGATGGTGAGGGCAACGTCACCGACGGCGACGGCAACGTGACCGACGGCGACGGAAACGTCACTGGCGACGGTGGGAACGCGACGGACGGCGCTGGGAACGCGACGGACGGGAACGCCACCGACGGCAATGCGACGAACGGCGGGAACGATACCACAGGATAA
- a CDS encoding dienelactone hydrolase family protein encodes MERSRREPAGTDVAIPVDGVELEGALALPTDGTGVVVFAHGSGSSRFSPRNNQVADVIRDRGLGTLLFDLLTEQEDRSRENRFDIPLLTDRLVAVAEWLWNRPDAADATVGFFGSSTGAAAALRAAARFGDDVDAVVSRGGRVDLASDVLGEVRAPTLFVVGGADSMVLRANREALERLDCEKSLHVVEGAGHLFEAPEELAEVADVSASWFAQHLQ; translated from the coding sequence ATGGAACGATCGAGACGAGAGCCGGCTGGTACCGACGTCGCGATCCCGGTCGACGGCGTCGAACTCGAGGGTGCGCTGGCGCTACCTACGGACGGGACCGGCGTTGTCGTGTTCGCGCACGGCAGTGGGTCGAGTCGGTTCAGTCCGCGGAACAACCAGGTTGCGGACGTGATCCGCGACCGCGGGCTCGGGACCCTGCTGTTCGACCTCCTCACGGAGCAGGAGGATCGTTCGCGGGAGAACCGCTTCGACATTCCGTTGCTGACCGATCGGCTCGTCGCGGTCGCGGAGTGGCTGTGGAACCGACCGGACGCGGCCGACGCGACCGTCGGATTCTTCGGGTCGAGTACGGGCGCGGCTGCGGCGCTCCGAGCGGCAGCGCGATTCGGCGACGACGTGGACGCGGTGGTCTCCCGCGGCGGTCGCGTCGACCTCGCGAGCGACGTCCTCGGCGAGGTCCGGGCCCCGACGCTGTTCGTCGTCGGCGGTGCCGACTCGATGGTGCTGCGGGCGAACCGCGAGGCGCTGGAACGACTCGACTGCGAGAAGTCACTCCACGTGGTCGAGGGAGCGGGGCACCTCTTCGAGGCGCCCGAGGAACTGGCGGAGGTCGCCGACGTCTCCGCGTCCTGGTTCGCGCAGCACCTGCAGTGA
- a CDS encoding sodium:calcium antiporter — protein MLAGLALLLLGADRTVREAGELALYYGVSGFFVGVTVISIGTSIPEMTTSLYGAYYGAGDLVVGNVVGSETAQITLAIGIVAMISPIVAERRNVVLYGGAMVLAMIIMILTLEDGITRSEGFLMMLAYAIFVHDLYSNEGGKEITEEVIGEQRPPSKTVPWIVAGLGLVVAGGYLLVTNAADLARTLGVPAYLLGLLIGLGTTTPEIAVAGVAAKRGDGGISVGSLLGSNITDPVFSLGIGALVADVTVTDPAAVYLSAGYMLGVSGLVLGLLYWRRGITRRTAVLCMLAYLPAFVFL, from the coding sequence ATGCTCGCGGGGCTCGCACTCCTGTTGCTCGGCGCCGATCGCACCGTGCGAGAGGCCGGCGAGCTGGCGTTGTACTACGGCGTCTCCGGATTCTTCGTCGGCGTGACGGTTATCTCGATCGGCACCTCCATCCCGGAGATGACGACGTCGCTGTACGGGGCCTACTACGGTGCGGGCGACCTCGTCGTCGGCAACGTCGTCGGCTCCGAGACGGCGCAGATCACGCTCGCGATCGGCATCGTCGCGATGATCTCGCCGATCGTCGCGGAGCGGCGCAACGTGGTGCTCTACGGCGGCGCGATGGTGCTCGCGATGATCATCATGATCCTCACGCTCGAGGACGGCATCACCCGATCCGAAGGGTTCCTGATGATGCTGGCGTACGCGATCTTCGTTCACGACCTCTACTCGAACGAGGGCGGCAAGGAGATTACCGAGGAGGTCATCGGAGAACAGCGACCGCCCTCGAAGACGGTGCCGTGGATCGTCGCCGGCCTCGGCCTCGTCGTCGCTGGCGGGTACCTGCTGGTGACGAACGCCGCCGACCTCGCGCGGACGCTCGGCGTTCCGGCCTACCTGTTGGGGCTGCTGATCGGCCTGGGGACGACCACGCCGGAGATCGCCGTTGCTGGCGTGGCCGCGAAGCGCGGTGATGGCGGCATCTCGGTCGGGTCCCTCCTGGGGAGCAACATTACCGACCCAGTCTTCTCGCTCGGAATCGGCGCACTGGTCGCGGACGTCACCGTCACCGATCCGGCCGCAGTGTACCTGTCGGCCGGCTACATGCTGGGAGTCTCGGGGCTGGTGCTCGGCCTGCTCTACTGGAGACGGGGGATCACTCGGCGGACAGCGGTCCTCTGCATGCTCGCCTACCTGCCGGCCTTCGTATTCCTCTGA
- a CDS encoding DUF1684 domain-containing protein: MATDWKAELRSERAAKDEYFGSNPHSPIPAPEREGFDGLSYYPPEESLRYELELHEYDDPDEVVVGTSTGGEQRYLEWGEFRFAVDGEDVTLQAYKSDPDQDRLWVPFRDETSGEATYGAGRYLDLEPDEHLLESGRWVLDFNEAYNPTCAYSDHYECPLPPTENWLEVPIEAGEQSYH; the protein is encoded by the coding sequence ATGGCCACTGACTGGAAAGCCGAGCTTCGATCCGAGCGTGCCGCGAAGGACGAGTACTTCGGTTCGAACCCACACTCTCCCATCCCCGCGCCGGAACGCGAGGGCTTCGACGGACTATCCTACTATCCGCCGGAGGAGTCGCTACGCTACGAACTCGAACTCCACGAATACGACGACCCCGACGAGGTCGTGGTCGGCACGAGCACGGGCGGGGAGCAGCGCTACCTCGAGTGGGGCGAGTTCCGGTTCGCCGTCGACGGCGAGGACGTGACGCTCCAGGCCTACAAGAGCGATCCCGATCAGGACCGGCTCTGGGTCCCGTTTCGCGACGAGACGAGTGGCGAAGCGACGTACGGCGCAGGCCGGTACCTGGATCTGGAACCGGACGAGCACCTGCTCGAGAGCGGCCGCTGGGTCCTCGACTTCAACGAGGCGTACAACCCGACCTGCGCGTACTCCGACCACTACGAGTGTCCGCTGCCGCCCACCGAGAACTGGCTCGAGGTGCCGATCGAGGCCGGCGAGCAGTCCTACCACTGA
- a CDS encoding ferritin-like domain-containing protein gives MSSDRVVELLRKAYGDEMETVMNYQTNAIVLDGVRAEEIKESLQADIQEELGHAQQLGQRLKQLDARPPSSADFVAHQETLQPPDDSTDVLSVIRGVLDAEEDAIDTYRDLIDAAEDADDPVTEDLAVTILADEEAHRTEFRGFEKEYAAEE, from the coding sequence ATGTCCTCAGACCGCGTCGTGGAGCTCCTCCGCAAGGCGTACGGCGACGAGATGGAGACCGTAATGAACTACCAGACGAACGCGATCGTCCTCGACGGCGTGCGGGCCGAGGAGATCAAGGAGAGTCTGCAGGCCGACATTCAAGAAGAACTGGGCCACGCCCAGCAACTCGGCCAGCGGCTCAAGCAACTCGACGCCCGCCCGCCGAGTTCGGCCGATTTCGTCGCTCACCAGGAGACCCTCCAGCCGCCGGACGATTCGACGGACGTCCTCTCGGTCATCCGCGGCGTCCTCGACGCCGAGGAAGACGCCATCGACACGTACCGCGATCTGATCGACGCCGCCGAAGACGCCGACGACCCCGTCACCGAGGACCTCGCGGTGACGATCCTCGCAGACGAGGAAGCCCACCGCACCGAGTTCCGCGGCTTCGAGAAGGAGTACGCCGCCGAGGAGTAG
- a CDS encoding AI-2E family transporter, producing the protein MDAFATNDGDRLLWIAVGVVVAFLIVLALFRFIGTFVAAVFLYYATRPIHRRIDERVARPNLAVALALFVVLVPMALVVGYALFLIAEELAGLVSGGAFSSLEPYLQPYLRLARRGEFRALGEAISQSGGSGTSASGRLQTLGDSIFDVASLVFGVIAKVFLLSAFLFYLLRDGSDVRDWFYESVDHDERIVAFTQAVDEDLEIVFFNNFVLVVLTSIEAAVFYYAMNLLVPGDPIVETPVLLGALIGIGTIIPVVGMKIVYLPYAAVLFVQAATTDTPLWHPLVFLGVSAIVIDTIPDVFIRTYLSARSSIHMGLILLGYVLGSMAFGWYGLFLGPIVVVIFYHFAHTTFPWLATAYLEGDSHW; encoded by the coding sequence ATGGACGCGTTCGCCACGAACGACGGCGACAGGCTGCTCTGGATCGCAGTCGGAGTCGTGGTGGCGTTCCTGATCGTCCTCGCCCTGTTCCGGTTCATCGGCACGTTCGTCGCTGCCGTCTTTCTCTACTACGCGACGCGGCCGATCCACCGGCGCATCGACGAGCGCGTCGCCCGTCCCAATCTCGCCGTCGCACTCGCCCTGTTCGTCGTCCTGGTCCCGATGGCACTCGTCGTCGGCTACGCGCTGTTCCTCATCGCAGAGGAGCTCGCGGGCCTCGTCTCGGGGGGTGCATTCAGTTCGCTCGAGCCGTACCTGCAGCCCTACCTTCGCCTCGCGAGGCGCGGGGAGTTCCGGGCCCTCGGTGAAGCGATATCGCAGTCTGGTGGGAGCGGGACGTCGGCCAGTGGAAGGTTGCAAACGCTGGGGGACAGCATCTTCGACGTCGCGTCGCTCGTGTTCGGCGTGATTGCGAAGGTCTTCCTCTTGAGCGCCTTCCTGTTCTACCTGTTGCGAGACGGATCCGACGTCAGGGACTGGTTCTACGAGAGCGTCGACCACGACGAGCGCATCGTCGCATTCACGCAGGCCGTCGACGAGGACCTCGAGATCGTCTTCTTCAACAACTTCGTGCTAGTCGTCCTCACCTCGATCGAGGCGGCGGTGTTCTACTACGCGATGAACCTCCTCGTCCCTGGCGACCCGATCGTCGAGACGCCGGTGTTGCTGGGCGCACTGATCGGGATCGGGACGATCATCCCGGTCGTCGGGATGAAGATCGTCTACCTGCCATACGCAGCCGTCTTATTCGTCCAGGCAGCGACGACCGACACCCCTCTCTGGCACCCGCTCGTGTTCCTCGGCGTCTCGGCGATCGTCATCGACACCATTCCCGACGTCTTCATCCGAACCTACCTCTCCGCACGAAGCTCGATCCACATGGGATTGATCCTTCTCGGGTACGTCCTCGGGTCGATGGCATTCGGCTGGTACGGGCTCTTCCTCGGACCGATCGTCGTCGTGATCTTCTATCACTTCGCGCATACTACGTTTCCGTGGCTCGCAACGGCCTACCTCGAGGGCGACAGCCACTGGTGA